The proteins below are encoded in one region of Belonocnema kinseyi isolate 2016_QV_RU_SX_M_011 chromosome 5, B_treatae_v1, whole genome shotgun sequence:
- the LOC117172376 gene encoding uncharacterized protein LOC117172376: protein MTENGTKNEDNLVAKSPRNKASDRSTEGVLNIQLENVASGSKEITSPQANSFIQQCSPRETRECYNKKNDTTARAGFSKKTSASRLAAFFPGLRHTKDNWKERESINNEVQVESNEIPRKTKDERDARNFRSMTIDRMGKMLKLKSSDCERNEFDRTSQGEGETRRVSYPCENPSRKEKTNSLGRMLKLMDKDVGPRKIFGQSKSASGNRLPKSEIPLDKEEKPLKVSDDRIRRAFSKMLSQIRGRAGNANASAEPNFRAPKGKSKISLPRRPHLSSTKDSTSLSPDPASSPSGNSEHQL from the exons ATGACCGAAAATGGAACAAAAAACGAGGATAATCTCGTAGCAAAAAGTCCGAGAAACAAGGCTTCTGACAG GTCAACCGAAGGagtgttgaatattcaattggagAACGTGGCGAGTGGATCCAAAGAAATCACTTCTCCACAAGCA AACTCTTTCATCCAACAATGCTCGCCTCGGGAAACCAGAGAGTGTTACAATAAAAAGAATGATACAACGGCTAgagctggattttcaaaaaaaacttctG CAAGCAGACTCGCTGCATTTTTTCCTGGATTACGTCATACGAAAGATAATTGGAAGGAAAGGGAATCGATCAACAATGAAGTGCAAGTTGAGTCGAATGAAATTCCAAGAAAAACAAAAGATGAAAGGGATGCTCGAAATTTCAGAAGCATGACAATTGATAGAATGGGAAAAATGCTGAAATTAAAATCCTCTGATTGCGAAAGAAATGAATTCGACCGTACTTCACAGGGAGAAGGT gaAACGAGAAGAGTTTCATACCCTTGCGAAAACCCATCTCGAAAGGAAAAAACAAATTCACTCGGAAGAATGTTGAAACTTATGGACAAAGATGTTGGTCCAAGGAAAATTTTTGGTCAGTCAAAATCCGCATCTGGGAACCGCCTTCCAAAATCTGAAATTCCTCTTGATAAAGAAGAAAAACCTTTGAAAGTTTCCGACGATCGGATTCGTCGTGCTTTTTCAAAAATGCTCTCTCAAATTAgag GTCGCGCCGGAAATGCAAATGCGTCAGCAGAACCGAATTTCCGGGCGCCGaaaggaaaatcgaaaatttctctACCTCGAAGACCGCACTTATCATCGACAAAAGATTCGACATCATTGTCACCCGATCCAGCATCCTCACCATCCGGGAATTCCGAACatcaactttga